The genomic region TCTCCGGCAAGGGCCTGCACAAGGCCGACACCACCGCCGACGCCTACGCCCACATCCAGGAGGCGTTCGTCAGCGGCAAGGTCGCCTCGATCATCCAGGGCCCGTGGGAGATCACCAACTTCTACAAGGGCTCCGCCTTCAAGGACAAGGACAACCTCGGCATCGCCACCGTCCCGGCCGGCTCCACCGGCAAGGCGGGCGCCCCGACCGGCGGCCACAACCTCTCCGTGTACGCGGGCTCGGACAAGGCCCACCAGGAGGCCTCGCTGAAGTTCGTGAAGTTCATGACCTCGGCGAAGGCGCAGGAGACCATCGCGCTGAAGAACTCCACGCTCCCCACCCGCGAGGACGCCTACACCGCGAAGGTCAAGGCCGACCCCGGCATCGCCGGCTACCAGGGCGTGCTGTCCTCCGCCCAGCCGCGCCCGGCGCTGCCCGAGTACAGCTCCCTGTGGGGTCCGCTCGACGACGAGCTGATCGAGATCGCGGGCGGCAAGGAGTCCCTGGACAAGGGCCTCGGTGACGCCGAGACCGCCATCACCAAGCTGGTGCCGGACTTCTCCAAGTGACCGCCGCGTGGCCGCCGGATCCCCCGGTCATGGGGGAGGGGGTCCGGCGGCCACCGGCCCGCGCCTGTGTCTGGGCAGCTCCCCTTGAACTCCTTGAACCTCCAGAAGGTGTCGAACCATGACCGTCGTCATCGACCGAGCGACCGGCAAGCGGCGCGGTGAGCGGGAACCGCGGCCCGGGCCGGGCAGGCGGCTGAAGAACGGCTTCCACAAGCACTGGTACGCCTACGCGATGATCGCCCCGGTGGCGATCGTCCTCGGCGTCCTCGTGCTGTACCCGCTGGCGTACGGCCTGTACCTCACCCTCACCGACGCCACCAGCCTCAACACCGCCCGTACGATCGGCGTCAACCACATCGACGCCACCTACCAGTTCATCGGCCTGGACAACTACGCCGACATCCTGTGGGGCCCGACGTCGTACGACCGCTTCTGGTCGCACGTCCTGTGGACGGTCTTCTGGACGGCGGCCTGCGTCGCCCTGCACTACGGCATCGGCCTCGGGCTGGCGCTGCTGCTGAACCAGAAGCTGCGCGGGCGCACCCTCTACCGGCTGATCCTGGTGCTGCCCTGGGCCGTGCCGACCTTCGTCACCGTGTTCGGCTGGCGGTTCATGCTCGCCGACGGCGGCATCATCAACTCCGGCCTGGACT from Streptomyces chartreusis NRRL 3882 harbors:
- a CDS encoding carbohydrate ABC transporter permease; this translates as MTVVIDRATGKRRGEREPRPGPGRRLKNGFHKHWYAYAMIAPVAIVLGVLVLYPLAYGLYLTLTDATSLNTARTIGVNHIDATYQFIGLDNYADILWGPTSYDRFWSHVLWTVFWTAACVALHYGIGLGLALLLNQKLRGRTLYRLILVLPWAVPTFVTVFGWRFMLADGGIINSGLDFLHLPTPLWLEDTFWQRFAAIMVNTWCGVPFMMVSLLGGLQSIDASLYEASEMDGANAWQRFRYVTLPGLRSVSTTVVLLGVIWTFNQFAIIFLLFGNTAPDAQILVTWAYQLGFGQQPRDYAQSAAYGILLLSLLIVFTSFYRRWLNRNEQQLAI